A window from Enterocloster bolteae encodes these proteins:
- a CDS encoding PTS mannose/fructose/sorbose/N-acetylgalactosamine transporter subunit IIC codes for MTISMFQCLLIGLWTAFCLAGMLFGIYTNRCLVMAAGVGLILGDLPTGLAMGAVGELAFMGFGVSQGGSVPPNPMGPGIVGTIIAITMKDSGIDVGSALALSFPFAVAFQFVITATYTFATTLTSYAYKALDKKNFRGFRIAANATVCVFAVVGFIIGFGGAFSSEGLQKVISLIPAWLSAGLGVAGKMLPAIGFAMILNVMAKKELIPFVLFGYIAIAYLNLPVMGVAVIGTAIALLVFFHADKGNGESVEEVEVEFEDGI; via the coding sequence GTGACAATCAGTATGTTTCAATGTTTGTTAATCGGTCTGTGGACAGCCTTCTGTCTGGCAGGCATGCTGTTCGGAATTTACACCAACCGGTGCCTGGTCATGGCAGCCGGCGTGGGACTTATTTTAGGGGACCTTCCCACCGGCCTGGCCATGGGAGCTGTAGGCGAGCTGGCATTTATGGGATTTGGCGTATCCCAGGGCGGTTCCGTACCGCCAAACCCCATGGGCCCGGGAATTGTGGGAACCATCATAGCCATTACCATGAAGGATTCCGGTATTGATGTGGGCTCTGCCCTGGCTCTTTCATTCCCATTTGCAGTGGCTTTCCAGTTTGTGATTACAGCCACCTATACCTTTGCCACAACCCTTACAAGCTATGCTTATAAGGCCCTGGATAAGAAGAATTTCCGCGGCTTCAGGATAGCTGCCAATGCAACAGTCTGTGTATTTGCGGTGGTCGGCTTTATTATCGGATTCGGCGGCGCCTTCAGCTCCGAGGGACTCCAGAAGGTGATTTCACTGATTCCCGCATGGCTCAGCGCGGGTCTGGGCGTGGCAGGCAAGATGCTTCCCGCCATTGGCTTTGCCATGATTCTCAATGTAATGGCAAAGAAGGAACTGATTCCATTTGTACTGTTTGGCTATATCGCCATTGCCTACCTGAACCTTCCTGTCATGGGAGTGGCTGTTATCGGTACGGCCATTGCGCTGCTTGTATTTTTCCATGCCGACAAAGGAAACGGCGAATCTGTAGAAGAAGTGGAGGTTGAATTTGAAGATGGCATTTAA
- a CDS encoding TolC family protein, with the protein MKPQMTFMANGRCILVLALTAVMGGLPPMAALGASPEFARTEQEWARLQDNVIEYDEIPDLIHEYNATVQNNQYDYQKFREDYGDTNSDVADAYNDLAQDFYDDMSGETDAGSMMSDLQLDIQARNMLKQADNTLEDSKIYLLTYEMAEDNLAATAQSNMISYHKKQLELEQKQTDLELAREKYSLEQVKQAAGTVTAVDVLTAKESLQSSENNIKELESGIENLKEELYISLGWKHNDSPDIKELPQMDVSRIDGMDPDRDLETALENNYTLKINKRKLENARSKTTRESLETKIRNNEKQIGASLSSAYKNVLSARLSYEQAVAEAQLEETNTNIAAGKLQAGMMTSLEYKEQEYKMESSRLNAEMAAVSLFQAMETYDWSVKGLASAE; encoded by the coding sequence ATGAAACCACAGATGACCTTTATGGCAAATGGCCGCTGCATCCTGGTTCTGGCGCTGACAGCTGTCATGGGGGGATTGCCCCCCATGGCAGCCCTGGGAGCCAGTCCGGAATTTGCCAGGACAGAGCAGGAGTGGGCCCGGCTGCAGGACAATGTAATAGAATACGATGAAATTCCGGATTTGATTCATGAATACAACGCAACGGTTCAAAATAACCAGTATGATTACCAGAAATTCCGCGAGGACTATGGGGATACCAATTCCGATGTGGCTGACGCGTACAATGATCTGGCTCAGGATTTTTACGATGACATGTCTGGAGAGACAGACGCCGGTTCCATGATGTCAGACCTTCAGCTGGATATTCAGGCGAGGAATATGCTGAAACAGGCAGACAATACACTGGAGGACAGCAAAATATATCTCCTGACCTATGAGATGGCCGAGGATAATCTGGCGGCCACGGCGCAGTCCAACATGATATCCTATCATAAAAAACAGCTGGAGCTGGAGCAAAAGCAGACGGACTTGGAGCTGGCAAGGGAAAAATATAGTTTAGAACAGGTAAAGCAGGCAGCCGGCACGGTTACGGCAGTGGATGTGCTTACTGCAAAGGAAAGTCTGCAAAGCAGCGAGAACAATATAAAAGAACTGGAATCAGGGATAGAGAATCTGAAGGAGGAATTGTACATTTCCCTGGGATGGAAGCATAATGATTCGCCGGATATAAAGGAGCTGCCGCAGATGGATGTAAGCCGCATTGACGGCATGGATCCGGACCGGGATCTGGAGACAGCCCTGGAAAACAACTATACATTGAAAATAAATAAGCGCAAGCTGGAAAATGCCAGATCAAAGACAACAAGGGAATCTCTGGAAACTAAAATCAGGAATAATGAAAAACAGATAGGGGCATCCCTTTCCAGCGCGTATAAAAACGTGCTTTCCGCCAGGCTTTCCTATGAACAGGCGGTGGCAGAGGCGCAGTTGGAGGAAACCAATACAAATATTGCAGCCGGAAAGCTTCAGGCCGGCATGATGACCAGCCTGGAATATAAGGAGCAGGAGTATAAAATGGAAAGCAGCCGTTTAAATGCCGAAATGGCGGCCGTCAGCCTGTTCCAGGCCATGGAAACCTATGACTGGTCTGTGAAGGGGCTGGCGTCGGCAGAGTAG
- a CDS encoding PTS system mannose/fructose/N-acetylgalactosamine-transporter subunit IIB, with protein MAVPNIVAFRIDERLIHGQGQLWIKALGVNTVIVANDSASEDSMQQTLMKAVVPKTIAMRFFSIQHTCDVIMKASPKQTIFIVCKTPEDALKLVAGGVPVKEINVGNIHHAPGKEEVSKYIALGGEDKAALRQLRDTYGVVFNTRTTASGDDGAARVDLNKYL; from the coding sequence ATGGCAGTACCTAATATAGTAGCATTCAGGATTGACGAGAGGCTGATTCACGGACAGGGACAGCTCTGGATTAAAGCTCTCGGCGTGAATACGGTTATCGTTGCAAATGATTCGGCCAGCGAGGATTCCATGCAGCAGACGTTGATGAAGGCAGTGGTTCCAAAGACCATCGCCATGCGCTTTTTCTCTATCCAGCACACCTGTGACGTAATCATGAAGGCATCTCCGAAGCAGACCATCTTTATTGTCTGCAAGACGCCGGAGGATGCGCTTAAGCTGGTGGCGGGCGGAGTACCTGTGAAGGAAATCAATGTGGGCAATATCCATCACGCTCCGGGAAAGGAGGAAGTGAGCAAGTATATTGCACTGGGCGGCGAGGATAAGGCAGCCTTAAGGCAGCTGCGTGACACGTATGGAGTTGTCTTTAATACCAGGACAACTGCTTCCGGCGACGACGGGGCAGCCAGGGTGGATTTAAATAAGTATCTTTAA
- a CDS encoding TolC family protein: MDRITGRAEKRRRTGRKRFLITMLSLSLAAGLSEVTALTAAAAAQNGPGDTDRQEEYLGQERNEKLKDDVLEYSELQDMIRTYNPTVLEVADSYNKTIMDYENAWAELKLYQGRADSDKDDAKDAGNAEQYTYYTAQEQTYKAAASSYYKMLDNMKKTASSTSTQRQTERQMTVAAQSLMVSYETLRQQKYTLEKMEELYKTQYELGTVKEQAGTAAAAEVLSFKNQVLAAQASLAEVEANMESIYNSLCLMVGREADGSLQVASIPAADPSRIGTMNLEEDTAKAIGNNYTLISDRHSLKVDSTSSSNYKLRTMEDGEQKLTSKMKRLYEDAAIKRDALEQARTGYEKARINKQQADTKYAIGMLSKDEYLMEELDYVQKEADYKAADLALQQAMDTYDWAVLGIADIE, translated from the coding sequence ATGGACAGGATAACAGGCAGAGCAGAAAAAAGGAGAAGAACAGGAAGGAAGCGTTTTCTCATCACTATGCTTTCCTTGTCCCTGGCAGCCGGATTATCAGAAGTAACGGCATTGACGGCAGCCGCGGCTGCCCAGAACGGACCTGGAGATACGGACCGCCAGGAGGAGTATCTGGGACAGGAGAGGAATGAAAAACTGAAGGATGATGTGCTGGAGTATTCGGAACTTCAGGACATGATACGGACCTATAATCCCACGGTCCTGGAGGTGGCGGATTCCTATAACAAAACCATCATGGACTATGAGAATGCCTGGGCTGAATTAAAACTTTATCAGGGACGGGCTGATTCTGACAAGGATGACGCTAAGGATGCAGGCAATGCGGAACAGTATACTTATTATACTGCCCAGGAACAAACCTACAAGGCGGCAGCCAGCTCCTATTATAAGATGCTGGACAATATGAAAAAAACTGCATCCTCCACCAGTACCCAGAGACAGACGGAACGGCAGATGACCGTGGCAGCCCAGTCTCTGATGGTGAGCTATGAGACGCTGAGGCAGCAAAAATATACCCTTGAGAAGATGGAGGAACTGTATAAGACACAGTACGAGCTTGGAACTGTAAAGGAGCAGGCGGGGACTGCTGCCGCCGCGGAGGTGCTCTCATTTAAGAATCAGGTGCTGGCAGCTCAGGCATCTCTGGCTGAGGTGGAAGCCAATATGGAAAGTATATATAACAGTCTGTGTCTGATGGTTGGACGTGAGGCGGACGGAAGCCTTCAGGTTGCGTCCATTCCGGCCGCGGACCCCTCCAGGATAGGAACCATGAACCTGGAGGAAGATACCGCAAAGGCAATAGGGAACAATTATACGCTGATCAGCGACCGTCATTCACTGAAGGTGGATTCCACATCCAGCTCCAATTATAAGCTTAGGACCATGGAAGACGGGGAACAGAAGCTGACATCGAAAATGAAACGTCTGTACGAAGATGCAGCCATAAAGCGGGATGCCCTGGAGCAGGCCAGGACAGGATATGAGAAGGCCCGGATAAATAAGCAGCAGGCAGATACCAAATATGCAATTGGTATGCTGAGCAAGGACGAGTATTTGATGGAAGAACTGGATTACGTGCAGAAGGAAGCAGATTATAAAGCAGCGGATTTGGCGTTGCAGCAGGCCATGGACACATACGATTGGGCGGTGCTGGGCATAGCTGATATAGAATAA
- a CDS encoding glycoside hydrolase family 88 protein — MGIENVIKKIHVEPINRKAEYEAAGFLTREEVTAAMDRMADQVRCNMEYFGTRFPSSATRNQTYGVIDNIEWTDGFWTGLLWLCYEYTGDDAFKNLALKNVDSFLNRVEKRIELDHHDLGFLYSLSCVAGYKLTGSAEGRKAGLLAADKLMERFQEKGGFIQAWGELGARDNYRLIIDCLLNIPLLHWAFLETGNPVYRNAAVRHYEAACNNVIRDDASAYHTFYFDPGTGEPLKGVTRQGYSDDSAWARGQAWGIYGIPLNYRYVKDDSAFNLFKGMTNYFLNRLPEDEVCYWDLIFTDGSNQSRDSSAAAIGVCGIHEMLKYLPEVESDKNTYRHAMHCILRSLMERYTAPEIKPGNPVLLHGVYSWHSGKGVDEGNIWGDYYYMEALMRFYKDWNLYW; from the coding sequence ATGGGGATTGAGAACGTGATTAAGAAGATTCATGTGGAACCAATCAACAGGAAGGCTGAATACGAGGCAGCGGGGTTTCTGACCAGGGAAGAGGTTACGGCAGCCATGGACCGGATGGCGGACCAGGTAAGATGCAATATGGAGTACTTTGGCACCAGATTCCCTTCTTCAGCCACCAGGAACCAGACATACGGAGTCATAGACAACATCGAATGGACGGACGGATTCTGGACAGGACTTCTGTGGCTGTGCTACGAGTACACAGGAGACGATGCATTTAAAAATCTGGCTCTTAAAAATGTGGATTCCTTCCTGAACCGGGTAGAGAAGCGCATTGAGCTGGACCACCATGATCTGGGCTTTCTCTACAGCCTGTCATGCGTGGCCGGATATAAGCTGACTGGTTCTGCAGAGGGCCGGAAGGCAGGGCTTCTGGCAGCCGATAAGCTGATGGAGCGGTTTCAGGAAAAGGGCGGTTTCATCCAGGCCTGGGGAGAGCTTGGAGCCAGGGACAACTACCGCCTGATCATTGACTGCCTGCTGAATATTCCGCTGCTGCACTGGGCTTTTCTGGAAACCGGAAACCCTGTATACCGGAACGCAGCGGTGCGGCATTATGAGGCGGCCTGCAACAATGTGATAAGGGATGACGCCTCAGCGTACCACACCTTTTATTTTGACCCTGGGACAGGGGAACCTCTTAAGGGCGTTACCAGACAGGGATACAGCGATGACTCGGCCTGGGCCAGGGGCCAGGCATGGGGAATCTACGGTATACCGCTGAATTACAGATACGTCAAGGATGACAGCGCCTTCAATCTGTTTAAGGGAATGACCAATTATTTTCTGAACCGGCTTCCGGAGGATGAGGTATGTTACTGGGATCTGATATTCACAGACGGTTCAAATCAGTCCAGGGATTCATCGGCGGCAGCCATTGGGGTGTGCGGTATTCATGAGATGCTTAAGTATCTGCCGGAGGTAGAATCCGATAAGAATACCTACCGCCATGCCATGCACTGTATCCTGCGCTCCCTGATGGAACGCTATACGGCGCCGGAGATAAAACCCGGAAATCCGGTGCTGCTCCATGGAGTGTATTCATGGCATTCAGGCAAGGGTGTGGATGAGGGGAATATCTGGGGAGACTATTATTATATGGAAGCCCTTATGCGGTTCTATAAAGACTGGAATTTATATTGGTAA
- a CDS encoding efflux RND transporter permease subunit gives MINLTKYVLKRPVTTIMCILCLIFFGYTSVTGATMELTPEMDMPMLLVLTNYSGANPEDVNDLITKEIEDQVGSLSGLKSITSASSEGMSMVMLEYEYGTDTDEAYDDLKKKIDLVTTQLPNDADTPVIMELNMDSAADITLAIDNASQNNLYSYVNNELVPEFEKIAVAADVSIRGGSDEYVKIEVIPEKVSQYKVSISSIASDIQAADLSYPAGDTQVGSQELSVSTRMTYNTVENLKKIPLTVPSGDTVYLEDVANVYTTTDSSSSIARYDGNDTISVSISKQQSATAMELSNQVKKTISRLMAEDPDLNIILVDDSSDSIMESLMSVVETLIMAVVISMIIIWLFFGDIKASLIVGSSIPVSILAAFILMDLMGFSLNVITMSALTLGVGMMVDNSIVVLESCFRATASSEKKAGLVEFMDNALEGTRVVGASVLGGTATTCVVFIPLAFLEGMTGQLFKPLGFTIVFCLTASLISAVTVVPLCYMIYRPRERQKAPLSKPVYRLQDTYRSAMRVILPKKKTVMFISIGLLMFSLFLATKLDMELMGSDDNGEITISVDTRPGLMTEKADEILREIEGIIVQDSNLESYMTSYGGGGIRADDSATINAYLKDDRDMDTVDVVKMWKKQLADVRNCDISVEMSSSMSMMSSALESYEVILKGADYDEVKSISNKIVTQLMERDDVTKIHSDLENSSPVVEIRVDALKAQAAGLSASKIGSAVHNAISGVESTEIEIDGNDIDVKVEYSDEDYKTIDQVKGLVLTTGSGGSVALTDVADVQFVDSPASISREDKEYKVTISGEYTELATRETKMRINQEVVTPNLTPSVSIGLNSIDSSMNEEFSALYKAIGTAVFLIFVVMAAQFESPRYSFMVMTTIPFSLIGAFGLLFLTNCKISMVSLIGFLMLIGTVVNNGILFVDTANQYRETMDMDTALIEAGATRIRPILMTTLTTIISMIPMAMAIGNSGNMTQGLAIVNIGGLTASTVMCLLMLPGYYKLMSGNRKIIKEKRGGRRKPWPVIAGSFKKNLKRNRKDKGRSEE, from the coding sequence ATGATTAATTTAACAAAATATGTCCTAAAGCGGCCGGTGACTACCATAATGTGCATACTCTGCCTTATATTTTTTGGTTATACGTCGGTAACCGGAGCCACAATGGAGCTGACGCCTGAAATGGATATGCCTATGCTTCTGGTCTTAACTAACTACTCCGGAGCCAACCCGGAGGACGTAAATGATCTGATAACCAAAGAGATAGAGGACCAGGTGGGGTCTCTCAGCGGCCTTAAGTCCATTACATCCGCCTCCAGCGAGGGTATGTCTATGGTAATGCTGGAGTATGAGTATGGTACGGATACGGATGAGGCGTATGATGACTTGAAGAAAAAAATCGATCTGGTGACCACTCAGCTGCCGAATGACGCGGATACGCCGGTAATTATGGAACTGAACATGGATTCAGCCGCGGATATTACTCTGGCCATTGACAATGCGTCTCAGAACAATCTGTACAGCTACGTGAACAACGAGCTGGTGCCGGAGTTTGAAAAGATAGCGGTTGCCGCTGATGTAAGCATTCGGGGCGGTTCGGATGAATACGTGAAAATCGAGGTGATACCGGAAAAGGTAAGCCAGTATAAGGTCTCTATCTCTTCTATCGCGTCGGATATCCAGGCTGCAGACCTTTCCTACCCGGCGGGGGATACGCAGGTGGGAAGCCAGGAGCTGTCAGTATCCACCCGTATGACCTATAACACAGTGGAAAATCTGAAGAAAATTCCTCTTACTGTGCCCAGCGGGGATACGGTATATCTGGAAGATGTGGCAAATGTATATACAACCACGGACTCCAGCAGCAGTATAGCCCGTTATGACGGAAACGACACGATTTCTGTTTCCATCAGCAAACAGCAGAGCGCTACTGCAATGGAACTGTCAAACCAGGTAAAAAAGACCATCAGCCGTCTGATGGCAGAGGACCCGGATTTGAATATCATTCTGGTGGACGACTCATCTGATTCCATTATGGAGTCCCTGATGTCTGTTGTTGAAACCTTAATCATGGCGGTTGTGATCTCAATGATTATCATATGGCTTTTTTTCGGAGATATTAAAGCCTCCCTGATAGTGGGCAGTTCCATACCAGTGTCTATTCTGGCAGCATTTATACTTATGGATCTGATGGGATTTTCACTCAATGTAATTACCATGAGCGCCCTGACCCTGGGGGTTGGAATGATGGTGGATAACTCGATTGTAGTGCTGGAGAGCTGTTTCAGAGCCACGGCTTCCTCTGAAAAAAAGGCGGGTCTGGTGGAATTTATGGACAACGCTCTGGAGGGAACCCGGGTCGTGGGCGCTTCCGTACTTGGCGGTACTGCCACCACCTGCGTGGTATTTATTCCTCTGGCATTTCTTGAGGGCATGACAGGGCAGCTGTTTAAACCTCTCGGATTTACCATTGTATTCTGTCTGACCGCTTCCCTGATATCCGCTGTCACGGTAGTTCCGCTGTGCTATATGATTTACAGGCCGAGGGAAAGACAGAAGGCGCCTTTGTCCAAACCGGTTTACAGGCTTCAGGACACATACCGCAGCGCGATGCGCGTGATACTGCCTAAAAAAAAGACTGTCATGTTCATTTCCATAGGATTGCTGATGTTTTCTCTGTTCCTGGCAACAAAACTGGATATGGAGCTGATGGGCTCAGATGATAACGGTGAGATTACGATATCTGTTGATACAAGACCGGGACTTATGACTGAAAAAGCGGATGAGATTCTCAGGGAAATCGAAGGGATTATTGTTCAGGATTCCAATCTGGAATCTTACATGACCAGCTACGGCGGAGGCGGAATACGTGCTGATGATTCAGCTACCATAAACGCGTATCTGAAGGACGACAGGGACATGGATACGGTGGATGTGGTTAAGATGTGGAAAAAGCAGCTGGCGGATGTGAGAAACTGCGATATATCCGTGGAAATGAGCTCATCCATGAGCATGATGTCCTCGGCCCTGGAAAGCTATGAAGTGATTCTGAAGGGCGCTGATTATGACGAAGTAAAGAGCATCTCCAATAAGATTGTGACCCAGCTTATGGAGCGGGATGACGTGACAAAGATACATTCGGATCTGGAAAATTCTTCTCCGGTAGTGGAGATAAGAGTGGATGCCCTGAAGGCTCAGGCAGCGGGATTAAGCGCGTCCAAAATAGGAAGCGCGGTTCACAATGCGATCAGCGGCGTGGAATCCACTGAAATTGAAATAGACGGAAACGATATAGATGTAAAAGTGGAATACTCGGATGAGGATTATAAGACCATTGACCAGGTAAAGGGCCTTGTTCTGACCACGGGAAGCGGAGGCTCAGTGGCGCTGACGGATGTGGCTGATGTGCAGTTCGTGGACAGCCCGGCCAGTATTTCCAGGGAAGATAAGGAATATAAGGTGACAATCAGCGGTGAGTATACAGAGCTGGCCACAAGGGAAACCAAGATGCGGATTAACCAGGAAGTGGTAACGCCAAATCTTACTCCGTCTGTGAGTATAGGCCTCAATTCCATTGACAGCTCTATGAACGAGGAGTTTTCAGCCCTTTATAAGGCCATCGGAACGGCCGTATTCCTGATATTCGTGGTTATGGCGGCCCAGTTTGAGTCGCCCAGGTATTCCTTCATGGTTATGACTACCATACCATTCAGTTTAATAGGAGCCTTTGGACTGCTGTTTTTAACAAACTGTAAGATTAGTATGGTATCCCTTATTGGATTTTTGATGTTAATTGGTACGGTGGTGAATAATGGTATTCTGTTTGTAGATACGGCTAACCAGTACAGGGAGACCATGGACATGGACACCGCGCTGATTGAAGCAGGAGCAACCCGAATCAGGCCCATTCTTATGACAACCCTGACAACAATCATTTCCATGATTCCCATGGCCATGGCTATCGGAAACTCAGGAAATATGACCCAGGGACTGGCAATTGTAAACATTGGCGGTTTGACCGCTTCCACGGTTATGTGTCTGCTGATGCTGCCCGGATACTATAAGCTCATGAGCGGAAACAGGAAAATCATAAAGGAAAAAAGAGGCGGCAGGAGAAAACCCTGGCCGGTAATTGCAGGCAGCTTTAAGAAGAACCTTAAGAGAAACAGAAAGGATAAGGGGAGGAGTGAAGAATGA
- a CDS encoding PTS system mannose/fructose/sorbose family transporter subunit IID, translated as MAFNQLEKKDYMKTSLRAYFLQNGFNYGNYQGLGYANVLYPALRKMYKDDDDKLQEALKENIEFFNTNIHFLPFITSLHLVMLENKTPSNEIRNIKMALMGPLAGIGDSLAQFCLAPLFATIGASLAQDGLIMGPILFFVAMNVILLAMKLLTGMWGYKLGTNIIATLSTKMEQISNIASMIGVTVISGLAVNFVKISTPIQYVANMPGDQQKVVAIQEMIDAIAPKLLPVLFTGLIFYLIKVKKWTTYKLVILTIILGVVLSVLHLIA; from the coding sequence ATGGCATTTAATCAGCTGGAGAAAAAAGATTATATGAAAACATCCCTGCGGGCCTATTTCCTGCAGAATGGATTTAACTATGGCAATTACCAGGGCCTTGGCTATGCAAATGTACTTTATCCCGCCCTTCGCAAGATGTACAAGGACGACGATGACAAACTCCAGGAAGCATTGAAGGAGAACATAGAGTTTTTTAACACCAATATTCATTTTCTCCCGTTTATCACCAGCCTTCATCTGGTCATGCTGGAGAATAAGACTCCTTCCAATGAAATCCGAAACATCAAAATGGCTCTCATGGGACCGTTGGCAGGTATCGGTGATTCTCTCGCCCAGTTCTGTCTGGCGCCGCTGTTCGCCACCATTGGCGCGTCCCTGGCCCAGGACGGCCTGATTATGGGGCCCATCCTGTTCTTTGTGGCCATGAACGTGATTCTTCTGGCCATGAAGCTTCTCACCGGCATGTGGGGATACAAACTGGGCACCAACATCATTGCCACCCTCAGCACGAAGATGGAACAGATTTCCAACATCGCCAGCATGATAGGTGTGACCGTTATCTCAGGACTTGCGGTAAATTTTGTGAAGATTTCCACACCGATTCAATACGTTGCCAATATGCCGGGAGACCAGCAGAAGGTGGTGGCCATCCAGGAGATGATAGACGCCATCGCCCCCAAGCTCCTTCCTGTATTATTCACAGGACTTATTTTCTACCTGATAAAAGTGAAAAAGTGGACCACCTATAAGCTGGTCATCCTTACCATTATCCTGGGTGTGGTGCTTTCTGTCCTGCATCTGATTGCCTAG
- a CDS encoding PTS sugar transporter subunit IIA, giving the protein MTGIIVTGHGTFPEGILSAVSLVAGKPDNTEAVNFEMGQSSEDLKDSMAKAMESLEGDEILILADLVGGTPFNTAAALRKARTDKRIKVIAGVNMAAMVEAVFSRPMYGLDELAVALLAAGREGLRDLDALDSEEEAPEFEDGL; this is encoded by the coding sequence ATGACAGGAATCATTGTAACAGGACACGGAACGTTTCCGGAGGGTATTTTGAGCGCCGTCTCCCTGGTGGCCGGGAAACCGGACAACACGGAAGCGGTTAACTTTGAGATGGGACAAAGTTCAGAGGATTTGAAGGACTCCATGGCAAAGGCCATGGAATCACTGGAAGGGGATGAAATCCTGATTCTGGCTGATTTGGTGGGAGGCACCCCGTTTAACACGGCAGCAGCCCTGAGAAAAGCGCGGACAGACAAGCGAATCAAGGTAATTGCCGGTGTGAACATGGCAGCCATGGTGGAAGCCGTGTTCTCCAGACCTATGTATGGGCTGGACGAACTGGCGGTGGCGCTGCTGGCAGCAGGCAGGGAAGGCCTGCGGGATTTGGATGCCCTGGACAGCGAAGAGGAAGCACCGGAATTTGAGGACGGACTGTAA
- a CDS encoding MarR family winged helix-turn-helix transcriptional regulator, whose translation MIAQNSCGACIKQIHDALEKNANNALRHQDLTMAQVGVLLALSGAPDYQLTLKELEHALHVAQSTAAGIVARLEQKGFLEGFGDPSDRRVKMVRLTPAGIECCCEAEDNMKRAERMLLSGLTETEQGILGSLLRKVRDSLI comes from the coding sequence ATGATTGCTCAGAATTCATGCGGCGCCTGTATTAAACAGATACATGATGCGCTGGAAAAAAATGCAAATAATGCGCTGCGCCATCAGGATTTGACCATGGCCCAGGTAGGAGTTTTGCTTGCTCTGAGCGGTGCGCCGGATTATCAGCTGACACTAAAGGAGCTGGAGCATGCACTTCATGTGGCCCAGTCTACGGCAGCAGGTATTGTGGCGCGTTTGGAACAAAAGGGCTTTTTAGAGGGCTTCGGGGACCCGTCTGACCGGCGCGTTAAGATGGTGAGGCTTACTCCGGCAGGGATAGAATGCTGCTGCGAAGCGGAAGATAACATGAAAAGGGCGGAGAGGATGCTTCTGTCCGGTCTGACAGAGACAGAACAGGGGATTCTGGGCAGCCTCCTTCGCAAGGTTCGGGACAGTTTGATATAA